From Montipora foliosa isolate CH-2021 chromosome 6, ASM3666993v2, whole genome shotgun sequence, a single genomic window includes:
- the LOC138006839 gene encoding uncharacterized protein — MSKQELNACLKCFYTSARKKNDTYYKSSSTKSIRAAIDRFLRLPPPNKPFSIITDPAFTEANKVLDPFVKDLRKTGKIADVVHKRAISKEQLKKLFESGELGPADSLNPAQLQRTAWFYLGLFFGRRGRENQRQLTPAMLSLRKTPQGVEHYELNRSHPGSLPATKNHQGGLADAEDESDAKIFSVPGSERCPVKTLKNYLSHLNPTSDALFQRPRDGQSKKFNPTDDKIWFCSAPHGITTLDNMMKEMSKRAGIEPHLTNHCLRATSVTVLSDHYCETRHIKSITGHKSDQAVESYNERPSIEQQQKMSLVLSDFIGNASSGGVNLVQGKENAVQQQCIPIPEEFSHQESGKAVLVENNFSTSSTSVSQQSDQRSFSQYFYNCSVNVHNYYSSR; from the coding sequence ATGTCGAAACAAGAGTTGAATGCTTGTTTGAAGTGTTTTTACACGTCTGCCAGAAAGAAAAATGACACATATTACAAAAGTTCATCCACAAAATCCATTAGAGCCGCCATTGATCGTTTCCTTCGCTTACCGCCACCCAACAAGCCATTTTCCATCATCACAGACCCCGCTTTTACTGAGGCAAATAAAGTTTTAGACCCTTTCGTGAAAGACCTAAGGAAAACGGGCAAAATAGCTGACGTTGTCCACAAAAGAGCAATCTCGAAAGAGCAGctgaagaaattatttgaaagcGGTGAACTCGGACCGGCCGACAGCTTGAATCCTGCCCAGTTACAGAGAACGGCTTGGTTCTACCTTGGCCTCTTTTTTGGAAGACGGGGACGTGAAAACCAGCGACAGCTGACACCGGCAATGCTTTCTCTGCGAAAGACTCCACAGGGGGTTGAACACTACGAGCTGAACAGAAGTCATCCTGGTTCCTTGCCGGCTACAAAAAATCACCAGGGCGGCCTCGCAGATGCTGAAGATGAATCGGATGCGAAGATTTTTTCCGTCCCGGGATCTGAAAGATGTCCAGTAAAAACGCTCAAGAACTACCTGAGCCATCTCAATCCAACGTCAGATGCTCTTTTTCAGAGACCAAGAGATGGTCAAAGCAAGAAGTTCAATCCCACAGACGACAAAATCTGGTTTTGCAGCGCACCTCATGGCATAACTACGCTCGACAACATGATGAAAGAGATGTCAAAGCGAGCAGGTATAGAACCGCATCTCACAAACCACTGCCTCAGAGCCACATCTGTTACAGTGCTCTCCGACCATTATTGTGAGACGAGGCATATCAAGTCCATAACGGGACACAAGTCCGACCAGGCAGTTGAGTCCTACAACGAGCGGCCTTCGATAGAACAACAACAGAAGATGTCACTTGTTCTCAGTGATTTCATTGGAAATGCGTCCTCTGGTGGTGTAAATTTAGTGCAGGGGAAAGAAAACGCAGTCCAGCAGCAGTGCATACCAATCCCTGAGGAATTTTCACATCAGGAGTCCGGGAAGGCAGTTCTTGTCGAAAATAATTTTTCAACAAGTTCAACATCCGTTTCACAGCAGAGTGATCAGAGAAGCTTTTCCCAGTATTTTTACAACTGTAGTGTAAATGTTCACAATTATTACTCGTCCCGATGA